The Amblyomma americanum isolate KBUSLIRL-KWMA chromosome 6, ASM5285725v1, whole genome shotgun sequence genome has a window encoding:
- the LOC144136396 gene encoding 8.6 kDa transglutaminase substrate-like: MKAALLLLVVLAVAVIGTLATSAPNCDAGCDKSKCPNVASCKCGTFKDACNCCDVCYKCPGESCVPVFQDKCSGKNTCRLEPGAAILTGATGICAEKEYVFNSEKHHG; this comes from the exons ATGAAGGCTGCTCTTCTTCTCCTGGTCGTCCTTGCCGTCGCCGTCATCGG CACCCTGGCCACGTCTGCGCCAAACTGTGACGCCGGCTGCGACAAGAGCAAGTGCCCGAACGTAGCCAGCTGCAAGTGCGGTACTTTCAAGGACGCTTGCAACTGCTGTGACGTCTGCTACAAG TGTCCCGGCGAGTCTTGTGTGCCAGTCTTCCAGGACAAGTGCTCCGGAAAGAACACCTGCCGGCTGGAGCCCGGTGCAGCCATCCTCACTGGTGCCACCGGCATCTGCGCTGAGAAGGAATACGTGTTCAACAGCGAGAAGCACCACGGTTGA
- the LOC144094485 gene encoding endothelin-converting enzyme 1-like: MFKLLLLVGAVIVLVVTLLACIVVYLLFFTTTEKPVVHCTTESCLAHARRLKATINTSVNPCHDFYAFVCDGWQNAFPHLSVQEKVNDDATESNIKEVINDIWGVERPSRLFYKCVSPEMAEIAENLALLKTFMQNISLHWPHREPGGGDDHPLLVMLHMAVRWDINFLFGLDIGYSNATGIVLIVRRGRSGAVWRDRIERPLSQLEYARIVNEHLSTLNVTSVKSKPAELQEIERQFLEANIPTAHSQQSWFTMSTLDSKTPSIGKGLWLKFCTYSFAILGFKLTSNEWVVLEDSKILENVDKLFGAHSKDKLLIGIAWMLLQSHLWAVAGKPELMFRDNIEDKRRRACLEYVNMRLGLLSSVQHVTTRFSTPEVRQGFTDFLLSLKKAFISLVKNAAWIDRQSRETAQRKISTMAINILPGEPFFAPLQRAALYSSFPNVDAHGFFLNWLNSSEIYQKLQSSRHFKDVYSKRRTFRHTAYSYTYLLNEVETPLASLDPPLLYTDAPFAVNYASAGSLLAKEISKSIDPRGVLIDDRGENVIWWGKSHSAEYGRHTGCDLGKMGQTPMDVFPAIPALEASFTAYKMAVAELGALEGSVLTLRLSELERYSEEQVFFITYCFALCSRKGAATRHECNVPVRHNNYFSEAFDCPHGSPMSATKKCSFFS, translated from the coding sequence ATGTTCAAACTTCTGCTGCTAGTGGGCGCAGTGATCGTCCTCGTGGTGACTTTGCTCGCTTGCATCGTGGTCTACCTGCTGTTCTTCACAACTACTGAGAAACCTGTCGTGCACTGCACCACGGAGAGCTGCCTCGCCCACGCCAGAAGACTGAAGGCAACGATCAACACCAGCGTGAACCCCTGCCACGACTTCTACGCCTTTGTGTGCGACGGGTGGCAGAACGCCTTTCCTCACCTGTCTGTCCAGGAGAAAGTCAACGATGATGCGACCGAAAGCAACATCAAGGAGGTAATCAACGACATCTGGGGTGTCGAGAGGCCGAGCCGACTCTTTTATAAATGCGTATCCCCAGAAATGGCAGAAATTGCTGAAAACCTCGCCCTGTTAAAGACTTTCATGCAGAACATAAGCCTCCACTGGCCGCATAGGGAGCCAGGGGGAGGAGATGACCACCCCCTGCTCGTGATGCTCCATATGGCCGTAAGATGGGACATCAACTTCCTGTTCGGTTTGGATATAGGCTACAGCAATGCCACCGGTATTGTTCTTATCGTTCGCAGGGGCCGTAGCGGAGCCGTATGGAGAGATCGCATCGAGAGGCCGCTTAGCCAGCTCGAGTACGCGAGAATCGTGAACGAGCACCTAAGCACCCTAAACGTTACCTCGGTTAAGAGCAAACCTGCAGAGCTGCAGGAGATTGAAAGGCAGTTCCTGGAAGCCAACATACCGACAGCGCACAGCCAGCAGTCATGGTTCACCATGAGTACGCTAGATAGCAAGACGCCATCTATCGGAAAGGGACTCTGGCTCAAATTTTGCACTTACAGTTTCGCGATTCTCGGCTTCAAATTGACATCCAACGAATGGGTAGTGCTCGAAGACTCCAAAATCTTAGAAAACGTCGACAAGCTATTTGGGGCGCACAGTAAAGATAAACTCCTGATTGGCATCGCCTGGATGCTTCTCCAGTCTCACCTGTGGGCGGTCGCCGGGAAACCAGAGCTCATGTTTCGCGACAACATCGAAGACAAGAGGCGTCGCGCTTGCCTCGAGTACGTAAACATGCGCCTCGGGCTTCTGAGCTCTGTCCAGCATGTAACAACACGCTTCTCGACGCCGGAAGTTCGCCAAGGCTTCACGGACTTCTTACTCAGCCTGAAAAAAGCGTTTATATCGCTGGTCAAAAATGCCGCTTGGATCGATAGGCAAAGtcgggagacagcgcagcggaagaTAAGCACCATGGCAATCAACATCCTGCCAGGAGAACCGTTCTTTGCACCGCTGCAGCGAGCCGCTCTTTACAGTTCTTTTCCCAACGTCGACGCACATGGCTTCTTCCTTAACTGGCTCAATAGTTCGGAAATCTACCAAAAGCTGCAATCTAGCAGACACTTCAAGGATGTTTACAGTAAGAGAAGAACTTTTCGGCACACGGCGTATTCTTACACGTACCTGCTCAACGAAGTCGAGACGCCCTTGGCGTCGCTCGACCCGCCGCTCTTGTACACTGATGCGCCATTCGCCGTGAACTACGCGTCGGCAGGGTCCCTGCTTGCGAAGGAGATCTCCAAGAGCATCGACCCACGAGGTGTGCTGATAGACGACCGCGGCGAAAATGTCATCTGGTGGGGCAAATCGCACTCCGCCGAGTACGGCCGCCACACCGGCTGCGACCTGGGCAAGATGGGCCAAACTCCCATGGATGTGTTCCCAGCCATACCGGCACTCGAGGCATCCTTCACCGCATACAAGATGGCGGTCGCCGAACTGGGAGCGCTCGAGGGAAGCGTTCTAACCCTCAGGCTTAGTGAACTGGAGCGTTACTCTGAGGAGCAGGTGTTCTTCATCACTTACTGTTTTGCGCTGTGCTCCAGGAAAGGTGCCGCGACCAGACACGAATGCAACGTGCCAGTCAGACACAACAACTACTTTTCCGAAGCGTTCGACTGTCCTCACGGGTCACCCATGAGTGCAACTAAAAAGTGCAGCTTTTTCTCCTGA